The following coding sequences are from one Molothrus aeneus isolate 106 chromosome 23, BPBGC_Maene_1.0, whole genome shotgun sequence window:
- the LUZP1 gene encoding leucine zipper protein 1 gives MAECTGYKETSNRHLRFKLQSLSRRLDELEEATKNLQKAEDELLDLQDKVIQAEGSNSSMLADIEALRKRVLKIEGKDEEIRKAEELCRLMKEKLEEEESLTRDLKSEIELLQKRMAELEKLEEAFSRSKNDCTQLCLSLNEEKNLTKKISTELEILRVKVKELESSEDRLDKTEQTLTAELEKLKSLALSFITERKHFNEREKQNEKIIQELTQKLEQNNKLNRADQTRNASNLLERSSNNLLDRNDMRIEDDLTSALPSKETRRKGSVDYLKHVENETRNKSENQKNKNQEDNKVKDLTQEIEKLKIQIKHFESLEEELKKVRAKNNDLEDSYLSEQNKNKLLTGQLEEIKMQIKKQKELENGEVENEDTSFSSRGKHDRPKYRGVMTDLAAAKHKPRELSPQQRRERARNRDFSLSNDSYSARRVPSPSLMNRKAGKASAASALSDTAVTDTRRLEEKSLVSTVCSGQKESCIVQNEGKRCKEQPSVLSRYPPAAQEQKAWKAPSKAVGDTGLRSKAEKPSQVFRGSCQNGADTRDEKSGKGESTGSVSEKLKASQAEVSECLGDTQLTRGNHSSSNGTASAYRYHVSSSVSASDSAASKVEAASTFAASHRQPSEGRAKRAVISQEREAADTSLESGKLSMLTKRSHRSRSQEDLLQLLTGLDKEGTEQSSSSAADHVNMGLKTDSKTIQSNQEKINSDEESGRGKKPTTQSDFETRKKVSSKQFSNSRGVFRASLFENDKKTVNDEDSTKCIKPLDASTGELKSRRSFSPREALRSKAIIKPAIVEKDMKAIMGGTVSEAESEKQKSTFKMVTNKMTSSITIFPSEPTAPRTSADTAAKERHVTTSNIRVASNEPSPSITNNVPSPFEVSVNRSTLKSSETDRSGEAVLRSKAETVVSRSSIMLKTSELTERNSEAPLETISWKSHGSSDAGSSEPKHVTVRSSWRTRQGLHSLEDSQTKVEKSATFSATNLCRSSVDLLEGEGSSSKPDFLEQTSSRTSATANSWSAPELGSRRTKSNLSASELLPRRSCASDPAAAAAWQRTTPPDESKDFVSSSRRKQYGSSEYLLQADTLGKRTTKVELQDPESNSPAPAGLQGEEQGTAHAGRTSRR, from the exons ATGGCAGAATGTACAGGGTACAAGGAAACCTCAAATCGGCACCTACGTTTCAAACTGCAGAGCCTCAGTCGCCGCCTCGATGAACTGGAGGAAGCAACTAAAAAtctgcagaaagcagaggaTGAACTGCTTGACCTCCAGGACAAAGTTATCCAGGCAGAAGGCAGCAACTCCAGCATGCTGGCTGACATTGAAGCCCTGAGGAAAAGAGTGCTGAAGATTGAAGGCAAGGATGAAGAAATTAGGAAGGCTGAAGAGCTTTGCAGattaatgaaagaaaagcttgaagaGGAGGAGAGCCTCACTCGAGATCTGAAGTCAGAAATTGAACTCCTTCAGAAGAGaatggcagagctggagaagctggaggAGGCCTTCAGCAGGAGCAAGAACGACTGTACACAGCTGTGTCTTAGCCTCAATGAAGAAAAGAACTTGACCAAAAAGATATCTACAGAATTAGAAATACTTAGAGTGAAAGTGAAAGAACTGGAATCATCTGAGGACAGGCTGGATAAAACTGAGCAGACCTTAACAGCTGAGctagaaaagctgaaatccttAGCCCTGAGCTTTATCacggaaagaaaacattttaacgaaagagaaaagcaaaatgaaaaaataatccagGAGCTAACGCAGAAACTAGAACAAAACAATAAACTAAATAGGGCAGATCAAACTAGAAATGCATCCAACTTGCTAGAAAGGTCATCCAACAACCTCCTGGACAGAAATGATATGAGAATTGAAGATGACTTGACTTCTGCACTGCCTTCTAAGGAGACCAGGAGGAAGGGAAGTGTGGATTACCTGAAACACGTAGAAAATGAAACCAGGAATAAATCAGAAaaccaaaagaataaaaaccagGAAGACAACAAAGTGAAAGATCTCACTCAAGAAATTGAGAAACTTAAAATTCAGATCAAACATTTTGAATCTTTAGAAGAAGAACTTAAAAAAGTGAGAGCCAAAAATAATGATCTGGAAGACAGTTACTTGAGTgagcagaataaaaacaaactcTTAACAGGTCAgctagaagaaataaaaatgcaaataaagaaacagaaagagctgGAGAATGGAGAAGTTGAAAATGAAGATACAAGCTTTTCTAGCAGGGGAAAGCATGACAGACCCAAATACAGAGGTGTCATGACTGATTTGGCAGCTGCTAAGCACAAGCCAAGGGAGCTCTCACCACAGCAGCGCCGGGAAAGAGCACGGAACAGAGACTTCTCCCTCAGCAATGACAGCTACAGTGCCAGGAGGGTGCCCAGTCCAAGCCTAATGaacagaaaagcagggaaagctTCTGCTGCATCTGCCCTTTCAGACACTGCTGTCACAGATACAAGAAGACTGGAAGAGAAATCTTTAGTTTCCACTGTTTGTTCTGGTCAGAAGGAAAGCTGCATCGTGCAGAACGAGGGGAAGAGGTGCAAAGAGCAGCCGTCTGTCCTCAGCAGGTatcctcctgctgcacaggagcAGAAGGCTTGGAAAGCACCTTCCAAAGCTGTTGGTGACACAGGCCTGAGATCCAAGGCTGAAAAGCCATCCCAGGTGTTCCGTGGGAGCTGCCAAAACGGTGCTGACACTCGGGATGAAAAGTCAGGCAAAGGAGAATCGACGGGTTCTGTGTCTGAGAAGCTGAAGGCAAGTCAGGCTGAGGTCAGTGAGTGCCTGGGGGACACACAGCTCACCAGGGGTAACCACAGCTCTTCCAATGGCACAGCCTCAGCTTACAGGTACCACGTGTCCTCCAGCGTGTCAGCCTCAGACTCTGCTGCCTCTAAAGTGGAAGCAGCGAGCACTTTTGCTGCATCCCACAGACAGCCCTCAGAGGGGAGGGCTAAAAGGGCAGTGATCTCCCAGGAAAGAGAAGCTGCAGACACATCACTTGAGAGTGGGAAGCTTTCGATGCTGACAAAGCGTTCCCATCGCTCCAGGAGTCAGGAGGAccttctgcagcttctcactGGTCTTGATAAAGAAGGCACGGAGCAATCTTCAAGTTCAGCTGCAGATCATGTAAATATGGGTTTAAAAACTGATTCCAAAACCATACAGAGTaaccaggaaaaaattaattcagatgAAGAATCAGGGAGAGGCAAAAAACCAACCACTCAGTCAGATTTTGAGACAAGAAAGAAAGTCAGTTCCAAGCAGTTCTCCAATTCTAGGGGAGTTTTTAGAGCTTCACTTTttgaaaatgacaaaaaaactGTGAATGATGAAGACTCTACCAAGTGCATAAAACCATTAGATGCCAGCACTGGAGAATTGAAATCCAGAAGATCCTTCAGCCCTAGAGAAGCTCTGAGATCAAAAGCCATCATTAAACCTGCAATTGTTGAGAAGGATATGAAGGCAATCATGGGAGGGACTGTTTCAGAGGCAGAgtcagaaaaacagaagtcTACTTTTAAAATGGTAACAAATAAAATGACAAGCAGCATCACAATCTTTCCTTCTGAGCCAACAGCTCCAAGGACCTCTGCAGATacagcagcaaaggaaaggcACGTTACCACCAGCAACATCAGAGTTGCTTCAAATGAGCCTTCACCATCAATAACAAACAATGTCCCTTCACCCTTTGAGGTGTCAGTTAATAGAAGTACTCTGAAGTCATCTGAGACAGACAGGAGTGGAGAGGCAGTGCTGAGAAGTAAAGCTGAAACAGTGGTCTCGAGAAGCAGCATTATGCTAAAGACTTCTGAACTCACAGAGAGGAACAGTGAGGCACCTTTGGAGACAATCAGCTGGAAGAGCCACGGCTCGTCAGACGCAGGCTCATCCGAACCCAAGCACGTCACCGTCAGAAGTTCCTGGAGAACAAGACAAGGCCTGCATTCCCTGGAGGACTCTCAAACCAAAGTGGAGAAAAGTGCAACTTTCAGTGCCACAAACTTGTGTAGATCCTCAGTGGACCTTTTAGAAGGGGAAGGGAGTAGTTCAAAGCCAGACTTCCTGGAGCAGACTTCCTCAAGGACAAGTGCCACAGCAAATTCTTGGAGTGCCCCTGAGCTGGGGTCCCGAAGGACCAAAAGTAACTTAAGTgcatctgagctgctgccacgcaggagctgtgccagtgaccctgcagcagctgctgcctggcagcgCACCACGCCCCCT GATGAAAGCAAGGATTTTGTGTCCAGTTCCAGAAGGAAGCAGTATGGCTCTTCTGAGTACCTCCTCCAGGCTGACACTCTGGGCAAAAGGACAACCAAGGTGGAGCTGCAGGACCCTGAATCCAACTCCCCTGCACCAGCAGGGCTCCAAGGAGAGGAGCAG GGCACTGCCCACGCTGGCCGGACATCGCGGAGATGA